From Magnetococcales bacterium, the proteins below share one genomic window:
- a CDS encoding type II toxin-antitoxin system HicA family toxin — MSDFSRTLKELLRQSGCEFYRPGKGDHEIWFSPITNCYFPVDHKILSRHTANGVLKQAGLPKAF, encoded by the coding sequence ATGTCTGATTTCTCCAGAACACTCAAGGAATTGCTGCGGCAATCAGGCTGTGAATTTTATCGCCCAGGCAAGGGAGATCACGAAATTTGGTTCAGTCCCATAACAAATTGCTATTTCCCGGTCGATCACAAAATCTTGTCAAGACACACGGCAAACGGTGTCTTGAAACAGGCCGGTTTGCCGAAAGCTTTTTGA
- a CDS encoding DUF1902 domain-containing protein, with protein sequence MNNAIHVSAIWDENAHVWVVQSDDVPGLITEAATLELLVLKLETMIPELLELNGVPFEQRESVPLRISSERMISLLPMNRS encoded by the coding sequence GTGAACAATGCCATTCATGTATCTGCAATCTGGGACGAAAATGCACATGTATGGGTTGTGCAGAGTGATGACGTGCCTGGTTTGATCACGGAGGCAGCAACTCTTGAACTGCTTGTTCTAAAGCTTGAAACCATGATTCCCGAGTTACTGGAGTTGAATGGAGTTCCTTTTGAACAAAGGGAATCCGTTCCACTACGGATTTCCTCCGAGCGAATGATTTCCCTTTTGCCAATGAATCGTTCCTGA
- a CDS encoding c-type cytochrome, producing MKDGLVRTGLLSVLIGLLPFAVNSKTLYQCGSEQGGFELSSEPCKPGPATSSTSKPSTSKPPTSKPPTGKPGRPGPAERTHSRPDVPPGVFPQDENAAQEFQNDLPTDADDQGYPPPVEESRPTPAPSGGPSAPSGGEKKKPPVDKKETAQRKKADDDIKKARELSGLANRLMVEGNNAGAITSLEGAWRLYPKNPFILLNLGVAHNRNGDWSQARKYYRQAMEFEYRKKAREGTETRITNPHSTNYGKPLLNVILDSWDKGQEREAVFYLKGNPVKGKEIYDSFCANKCHQSHGWGTTNGEYPQISGQHASVLIREMLNMAEKNRDAPVMDKFVQVDTLGGEQAMADVAAYIARMPMTPFHGQGPGTDLVLGKNLYQEHCERCHGPKGEGDGTRVLPRIQGQHYQYMVRQYEGMRHNQRRNIHPLKAMQIQDVSEGHILGILDYVSRLLVDVDLLAPNPAAGKREPQESNVPKGAKGPESGAVPTGTDKNEAKGVKPVGTGAGPTGTAEHVGNAGAGQGQAGKVSSGVIKEEEIVPHHPPGPP from the coding sequence ATGAAGGATGGGTTGGTACGAACCGGTCTCTTGTCTGTGTTGATTGGACTCTTGCCCTTCGCCGTCAACAGCAAGACTCTCTATCAATGCGGCAGCGAACAGGGCGGGTTTGAGCTGAGCAGCGAACCCTGCAAACCCGGTCCTGCCACATCCTCGACCAGTAAACCCTCGACCAGCAAACCCCCGACCAGCAAACCCCCAACCGGCAAACCCGGACGACCAGGCCCGGCGGAGCGTACCCACTCCCGACCGGATGTGCCGCCCGGCGTCTTTCCCCAGGATGAAAATGCCGCGCAGGAGTTCCAGAACGACTTGCCAACCGACGCTGACGATCAGGGATATCCGCCGCCCGTGGAAGAATCCCGACCAACCCCTGCTCCGTCAGGTGGACCCTCTGCTCCGTCAGGTGGAGAGAAGAAAAAACCTCCTGTCGATAAAAAAGAGACCGCCCAACGCAAAAAAGCCGATGACGATATCAAAAAAGCCAGGGAACTGTCTGGATTGGCCAATCGGCTCATGGTGGAAGGCAACAACGCCGGAGCCATCACCTCCCTGGAAGGGGCCTGGCGGCTTTATCCAAAAAATCCCTTCATCCTGCTGAATCTGGGCGTGGCGCATAATCGCAACGGTGACTGGTCCCAGGCCAGAAAGTATTACAGACAGGCCATGGAATTTGAATATCGGAAAAAGGCCCGGGAAGGGACCGAAACCAGGATTACCAATCCCCACAGCACCAATTATGGCAAACCCTTGTTGAATGTCATTCTCGACAGTTGGGACAAGGGGCAGGAGCGGGAAGCGGTCTTTTATTTGAAGGGCAATCCGGTCAAGGGAAAAGAGATTTACGACTCATTCTGTGCCAATAAATGTCACCAGTCTCACGGCTGGGGAACCACGAATGGGGAGTATCCCCAAATATCCGGCCAGCATGCCTCGGTGTTGATCCGGGAAATGCTCAACATGGCGGAAAAAAACCGGGATGCCCCGGTCATGGATAAGTTTGTGCAGGTGGATACCCTGGGCGGGGAGCAGGCCATGGCCGATGTGGCGGCCTACATTGCCCGCATGCCCATGACCCCGTTTCATGGCCAGGGTCCGGGGACGGATCTGGTTTTGGGAAAGAACCTCTATCAGGAGCATTGTGAACGGTGTCACGGCCCGAAAGGGGAGGGGGACGGGACCAGAGTGCTGCCCAGGATCCAGGGACAGCATTACCAGTATATGGTGCGGCAGTATGAGGGGATGCGCCATAATCAGCGCCGCAATATTCATCCGCTCAAGGCGATGCAGATCCAGGATGTGTCAGAGGGGCATATCCTGGGCATTCTGGATTATGTATCGCGTCTGTTGGTCGATGTTGACCTGTTGGCCCCAAACCCGGCTGCCGGCAAGAGGGAGCCGCAAGAGAGCAACGTGCCAAAAGGAGCCAAGGGTCCCGAATCAGGAGCGGTCCCGACCGGTACGGACAAGAACGAAGCAAAGGGAGTCAAGCCGGTTGGCACCGGGGCCGGGCCGACTGGTACCGCCGAACATGTCGGCAATGCCGGGGCCGGGCAGGGCCAGGCTGGCAAGGTCAGCAGTGGCGTCATCAAGGAAGAAGAGATCGTTCCCCATCATCCACCAGGCCCGCCTTGA